The following DNA comes from Triticum aestivum cultivar Chinese Spring chromosome 3D, IWGSC CS RefSeq v2.1, whole genome shotgun sequence.
TGCGCCCAGCATGCCGGGAGGGTGAGAATGACACGTCAAAGCTCCGGGAGCAGACACCGAATAACATATCAGCAGCAACCGACGGAAGCCTGGCTTGCATGGAATATTCTGTCACAAAAGGCCCATCCATGCAGGAGTATATATACTCCGATGTGCTCGTTCAACTTTGCAGTTTCCCTCCTGGACGACGGCTGAAAACGAATTGACACCGTCAACAGACCAGTTCCTCGGCCTCATCAATTCTTTCAATAATTTTGCCTTGAATCCATCAACACAACCGGCTAGCTGCACACTTGTACGTACTAGTGCGCCGCCTGTGTATATATACACGCATAGGCACTTGAGGCCAGGCACCAGAACCAGAAGCTAAGCTAGCGTTGCACTAATCCCAGGCTCCCAGCACATTAACACACTGCCACAGCCACTAATCTCAGGTGATCACCGAAGCAAGCAAGCGAAGATGGTGCACGCCGCGACGGCCGAGCGCTTCAGCAGCGTATTCTCCTCCTTCGACCGCGACGCCGACGGCAGGATCTCAGCGGCGGAGCTGCAGCTGTGCATGAAGGCGGCGCTAGGCGAGGACGTGTCGGCGGAGGACGCGGAGGCGCTCGTGGCGTCGGCCGACGCGGACGGAGACCGGCGGCTGAATGAGGAGGAGTTCCTCAGGCTGGTGGCGCGGCCGGAgacagaggcggaggaggagcggtGCAGGGGACTCAGGGAGGCGTTCGCGATGTACGAGGTGAGGGGAGAAGGCTGCATCACGCCGGCGAGCCTGATGCGGATGCTCGCCAGGCTGGGGTCCGAGCAGGGCATCGAGGAGTGCCGCGCCATGATCCGCAGGTTTGATCTGAATGGAGATGGAGTGGTTTGCTTCGACGAGTTCAAGGTCATGATGGATGCGTAGCAGCTCTGTGTCCATCGGCCAGTCTACTGAATACTGATCCTGATACTTGGCTACCGTTTTA
Coding sequences within:
- the LOC123075732 gene encoding putative calcium-binding protein CML19, whose translation is MVHAATAERFSSVFSSFDRDADGRISAAELQLCMKAALGEDVSAEDAEALVASADADGDRRLNEEEFLRLVARPETEAEEERCRGLREAFAMYEVRGEGCITPASLMRMLARLGSEQGIEECRAMIRRFDLNGDGVVCFDEFKVMMDA